A genomic window from Anguilla rostrata isolate EN2019 chromosome 14, ASM1855537v3, whole genome shotgun sequence includes:
- the rexo4 gene encoding RNA exonuclease 4 — translation MSKIKPKKSAMAVVSKTPSNNKPKAGKKKKFWKYSENVTSAQHKKKNLFALPPNDPQLFSTNWKALQEALKMSTKVKETAVDQLDKNQSSSHGNVQKNHSEHTANKTDNVKPTQVYPKNKDGPVPFKLSENSSLLPSESKQSKGLKRKHKDGKALVETSEQKSKKKGIKKVEEQAVKKPTEEDIWFDDVDPDDMEATVGTEAADIIRRRRGTKTDQKSSDATLVKEHAFEGLTKAVAMDCEMVGVGPEGEESIVARVSLVNHFGKCIYDKYVKPTERVTDYRTAVSGIRPKDIINGEHVKTVQKEVADILQGRILVGHAIHNDLKILFLDHPKKKIRDTQKYKPFKKTVKSGRPSLKLLCEKILHVKVQQGEHSSVQDAQATMRLYTLVKKQWEMDIKARHKANGSTEEKTERKPRLPKSKSS, via the exons ATGTCCAAAATTAAGCCAAAAAAGTCTGCCATGGCCGTCGTATCGAAGACGCCAAGCAACAACAAGCCAAAAGCTGGGAAGAAAAAGAAGTTTTGgaaatattctgaaaatgtgacatcagcacagcaTAAGAAGAAAAACCTATTTGCTCTTCCTCCCAATGATCCCCAACTGTTCTCAACTAACTGGAAAGCACTGCAAGAG gcatTAAAAATGAGCACCAAGGTGAAAGAGACTGCAGTTGATCAACTTGATAAGAACCAGAGCTCCAGCCATGGGAACGTTCAGAAGAACCATTCTGAACATACTGCCAACAAGACTGATAATGTCAAACCTACACAGGTGTacccaaaaaacaaagatggtCCTGTTCCATTCAAACTTAGTGAGAATAGCAGTCTTCTGCCCTCTGAGTCCAAGCAGTCCAAGGGGCTGAAAAGGAAACATAAAGATGGAAAGGCACTGGTAGAGACCAGTgaacagaaaagtaaaaagaaggGAATTAAGAAGGTTGAGGAACAAGCTGTGAAGAAGCCAACAGA AGAAGATATCTGGTTTGACGATGTGGACCCAGATGACATGGAGGCCACTGTGGGGACGGAAGCAGCTGACATAATCCGCAGGAGGCGGGGGACCAAGACAGACCAGAAATCCTCAGATGCCACACTTGTGAAGGAGCATGCTTTTGAGGG ACTGACCAAAGCGGTGGCTATGGACTGTGAGATGGTGGGAGTTGGGCCTGAAGGCGAGGAAAGCATTGTGGCGAGAGTATCTCTCGTGAATCATTTTGGAAAGTGCATCTATGACAAATACGTGAAGCCCACAGAGCGAGTGACTGACTACAGGACAGCAGTCAGTGGCATTCGACCAAAAGACATAATCAATG GGGAACATGTGAAGACTGTGCAGAAGGAAGTAGCTGATATTTTACAGGGAAGAATTCTTGTGGGGCATGCCATACACAATGATCTCAAG ATTTTGTTCCTGGATCACCCAAAGAAGAAAATCAGAGACACCCAGAAATACAAGCCATTTAAGAAAACTGtgaag aGTGGTCGGCCTTCATTAAAACTTCTCTGTGAGAAGATACTCCATGTCAAAGTCCAGCAGGGTGAACATTCATCT GTACAGGATGCCCAAGCAACAATGCGTCTCTACACATTAGTGAAAAAGCAGTGGGAGATGGATATCAAAGCCCGACATAAAGCAAATGGATCAACAGAGGAAAAGACTGAAAGAAAACCCAGGCTTCCAAAGAGCAAATCCAGCTAA